Proteins encoded within one genomic window of Hyalangium minutum:
- a CDS encoding ABC transporter ATP-binding protein codes for MAAVTFKNVAKRYGAVSIIEGLNLDIRDHEFLVLVGPSGCGKSTALRMIAGLEEITGGTVAIGERVVNDLPPKERDVAMVFQNYALYPHMSVRENLEFGLKIRKTPKPDMDKLVNEAADILGITHLLDRKPKQLSGGQRQRVALGRAIVRKPAVFLFDEPLSNLDAKLRVAMRAEIKKLQQRLQVTSVYVTHDQIEAMTMGHRIAVLKEGKLQQLGTPLEVYERPANIFVAQFIGSPPMNFLEATLDANGTTLVGNGFTLPVPQSLRAVTAGKGGRKIKVGIRPDHLIQPGQTARGESAKLDTKVEIVEPLGNELIVHSRLGEFGLVFRLPPQNTPDTGATVSVAVELDSLHLFDAETEQRLTA; via the coding sequence ATGGCCGCAGTGACGTTCAAGAACGTGGCAAAGCGGTACGGCGCGGTCTCGATCATCGAGGGGCTCAACCTCGATATCCGGGACCACGAGTTTCTGGTGCTGGTCGGTCCCTCTGGCTGTGGCAAGTCCACCGCGCTCCGGATGATCGCCGGCCTGGAGGAGATCACCGGTGGGACCGTCGCCATCGGCGAGCGTGTGGTGAACGACCTGCCTCCCAAGGAGCGGGACGTGGCCATGGTGTTCCAGAACTACGCGCTCTATCCGCACATGTCGGTGCGGGAGAACCTCGAGTTCGGCCTGAAGATCCGCAAGACGCCCAAGCCGGACATGGACAAGCTGGTGAACGAGGCGGCCGATATTCTCGGCATCACTCACCTGCTGGACCGCAAGCCCAAGCAGCTGTCGGGCGGTCAGCGCCAGCGCGTGGCCCTGGGCCGCGCCATCGTCCGCAAGCCGGCCGTCTTCCTCTTCGACGAGCCGCTGTCCAACCTGGACGCCAAGCTGCGCGTGGCCATGCGCGCGGAGATCAAGAAGCTGCAGCAGCGGCTCCAGGTGACGAGCGTCTACGTGACGCACGACCAGATCGAGGCGATGACCATGGGCCACCGCATCGCGGTGCTCAAGGAGGGCAAGCTGCAGCAGCTCGGCACCCCGCTGGAGGTCTACGAGCGCCCCGCCAACATCTTCGTGGCCCAGTTCATCGGCAGCCCGCCCATGAACTTCCTGGAGGCCACGCTGGACGCCAACGGCACCACGCTGGTGGGCAATGGCTTCACGCTGCCGGTGCCGCAGAGCCTGCGCGCGGTGACGGCGGGCAAGGGCGGCAGGAAGATCAAGGTCGGCATCCGGCCAGACCACCTCATCCAGCCGGGCCAGACGGCCCGCGGCGAGTCCGCCAAGCTGGACACCAAGGTGGAGATCGTCGAGCCGCTGGGCAACGAGCTCATCGTCCACTCGCGCCTGGGCGAGTTCGGCCTCGTCTTCCGCCTGCCTCCGCAGAACACGCCAGACACCGGCGCGACGGTCTCCGTCGCGGTGGAGCTGGACTCGCTGCACCTCTTCGACGCTGAAACCGAGCAACGTCTCACCGCCTGA
- a CDS encoding alpha-amylase family glycosyl hydrolase, giving the protein MAPRPWADEILYFVVVDRFADGDAANNTAVDVAAQGAFHGGDLKGLRQQLDELSSLGVTALWITPVVKNIDSFVTGAGFPDWGYHGYWADDFHQLDPRIGTEEDLRALVDDAHRRGIRVLLDVVYNHPGYNSHYVTKPETKNWLRSEERGTCGQDDVTSCVSGLPDFKTELPEVAKYLLDAQLDWAKRSGVDGFRLDTVKHVDHPFWKEHRRRLREEVSKDFFLLGEVWGGDAESLDPWFAGDEMDAGFDFGFQGSTLAFVQGRGRTIAFDKYLKSRAKVRPGYLLAHFLSSHDVTGALHQLEGDVKRFRLAVVLQLTTSGIPTLYYGEEVARPGGDWPANRSDMPWGSRDVRPGAGKPRDEDLRKLYQKLTSIRRAHVALSRGTHQGLSTDGDLYVFLRHEAGSGDAVIVAINRGAQPAKVSLPWPEAWGRTAAEDVLNGGRLEGPSLELTVEPLGARILGRIQTQ; this is encoded by the coding sequence GTGGCACCGCGCCCCTGGGCGGACGAGATCCTCTACTTCGTCGTCGTCGATCGCTTCGCCGACGGAGATGCCGCCAACAACACGGCGGTGGACGTGGCCGCGCAAGGCGCCTTCCACGGTGGAGACCTGAAGGGCCTGCGCCAGCAGCTGGACGAGCTGAGCTCGCTGGGCGTGACAGCGCTGTGGATCACTCCGGTGGTGAAGAACATCGACAGCTTCGTCACCGGCGCGGGCTTCCCGGACTGGGGCTACCACGGCTACTGGGCGGATGACTTCCACCAGCTGGATCCGCGCATCGGCACCGAGGAAGACCTGCGCGCGCTGGTGGACGACGCGCACCGCCGGGGCATCCGCGTGCTGCTGGACGTGGTCTACAACCACCCGGGCTACAACTCGCACTACGTCACGAAGCCCGAGACGAAGAACTGGCTGCGCTCGGAGGAGCGGGGCACCTGCGGCCAGGACGACGTGACGAGCTGCGTCTCCGGCCTGCCGGACTTCAAGACAGAGCTGCCCGAGGTGGCCAAGTACCTGCTGGACGCGCAGCTGGACTGGGCCAAGCGCTCCGGGGTGGACGGCTTCCGGCTGGACACGGTGAAGCACGTGGATCACCCCTTCTGGAAGGAGCACCGCCGCCGCCTGCGCGAAGAGGTGAGCAAGGACTTCTTCCTGCTGGGCGAGGTATGGGGTGGCGACGCGGAGTCGCTGGACCCGTGGTTCGCCGGGGACGAGATGGACGCCGGCTTCGACTTCGGCTTCCAGGGCAGCACGCTCGCCTTCGTGCAGGGCCGCGGCCGCACCATCGCCTTCGACAAGTACCTCAAGTCACGCGCCAAGGTGCGCCCCGGCTACCTGCTGGCCCACTTCCTGTCCTCGCATGACGTGACGGGCGCACTGCACCAGCTCGAGGGCGACGTGAAGCGCTTCCGCCTCGCGGTGGTGCTGCAGCTCACCACCTCCGGCATCCCCACCCTCTATTACGGCGAGGAGGTCGCCCGCCCCGGCGGCGACTGGCCCGCGAACCGCAGCGACATGCCGTGGGGCTCGCGCGACGTGAGGCCCGGCGCCGGCAAGCCGCGCGACGAGGACCTGCGCAAGCTCTACCAGAAGCTCACCTCCATCCGCCGCGCGCACGTGGCGCTCTCGCGGGGGACGCACCAGGGGCTCTCCACCGACGGAGACCTCTATGTCTTCCTGCGGCACGAGGCGGGCTCGGGCGACGCGGTGATCGTGGCGATCAACCGCGGCGCGCAGCCAGCGAAGGTGTCGCTGCCCTGGCCCGAGGCGTGGGGCAGGACGGCGGCGGAAGACGTGTTGAACGGGGGCCGGCTGGAAGGCCCCTCCCTGGAGCTCACGGTGGAGCCGCTCGGGGCACGCATCCTGGGAAGAATCCAAACCCAATAA
- the pulA gene encoding pullulanase-type alpha-1,6-glucosidase, with the protein MRPLALSALLATAAAPLTAVAAPNSVTVIGDFQSQAGCTANNDPTCAATQLTLEQADGVWQGSFAVPAGTWHYKVALDGALTETYPSAELTLTKAAAGTVKFYYDPNTHYVRDNVATIAVAPGNFQGELGCPLLPPDNNGDWQPDCLKSWLQDPDGDGTFTLTTTAIPPGSYEGKVAINESWDENYGQNGVRNGPNIGFTVTQAGEEVVFSWNSTSKKATIRPANAASGDILLARAHWVAPDTLAWSPQAETIPTDAVFRLHSEPEGAMRLTDTGIQGGTAIMLTQDTAGLSDALKARFPHLATALALKIPSGEQSKVAALLKGQLVVSVSSSAGKVLDATSVQLAGALDALYTYTGTLGPTFDAGVPTLRVWAPTARKVSLLIFDSSTAADPSETIAMEAGDKGVWSATGTAAWTGKYYLYEVEVYVRKEQAVKVNRVTDPYSVSLSTNSARSQIIDLNAAALAPTDWSALEKPTLAAPEDIVLYELHVRDFSINDGTVPEADRGTFKAFTHDSNGTKHLKKLADAGVTHVHLLPVFDIATINENRAEQALPAGDLASMPPDSEQQQAAVAAVKDADGFNWGYDPYHYTVPEGSYSTHPDGTTRILEFREMVQAVNQRGLRVVMDVVYNHTNSAGQDSKSVLDRIVPGYYHRLNGDGNVETSTCCQNTATENAMMEKLMVDSLVTWAKQYKVDGFRFDLMGHHMKSNMLKVRAALDSLTVARDGVDGKAIYVYGEGWNFGEVANNARGVNATQLNMPGTGIGTFSDRLRDAARGGGPFSGLQEQGFISGLFYEPNSTHQGTADQQKTLLLQHMDRIRVGLAGNLRDYTFTDVQGAKVKGSDVKYGGDPAGYTLDPQEVITYVSAHDNETLFDAVQMKAPRNASMEVRVRMHNMGISLVALGQGIPFFHAGDEILRSKSLDRNSFNSGDWFNKIDWTYQSNNWGVGLPPAGDNQSNWPVMKELLGDPALKASPAHISSALAHFLEVIRIRKSSPLFRLRTGAEIQQQVTFENTGPNQIPGLIVMHIEDDRYALAGATTDAVVLFNASDEQQRFASDTFKDVAFELHPVLKESADAAARTSSFEASSGTFTVPARTTAVFMAKRAAPIPKGPGDTGTDDSCGCSGGGSAAFSAFGLLLGLSALRRSRRRES; encoded by the coding sequence GTGCGCCCGCTGGCGCTGAGCGCGCTGCTGGCCACCGCCGCTGCTCCGCTGACCGCCGTGGCAGCTCCCAACTCCGTGACCGTCATCGGTGACTTCCAGAGCCAAGCCGGATGTACGGCCAACAATGATCCCACGTGTGCCGCGACCCAGCTCACGCTCGAGCAGGCCGACGGCGTATGGCAGGGCAGCTTCGCGGTCCCGGCTGGTACCTGGCACTACAAGGTCGCCCTCGACGGCGCGCTGACGGAGACGTACCCCTCGGCGGAGCTGACGCTCACGAAGGCCGCCGCCGGGACGGTGAAGTTCTACTATGACCCCAACACCCACTACGTCCGCGACAACGTGGCGACGATCGCAGTGGCTCCTGGCAACTTCCAAGGAGAGCTGGGCTGTCCCCTGCTGCCTCCCGACAACAATGGCGACTGGCAGCCGGACTGCCTCAAGTCCTGGCTCCAGGACCCAGATGGGGACGGCACCTTCACGCTGACGACCACGGCCATTCCGCCCGGCTCGTATGAGGGCAAGGTGGCCATCAACGAGAGCTGGGACGAGAACTATGGCCAGAATGGCGTCCGAAACGGTCCCAACATCGGATTCACCGTGACCCAGGCCGGCGAGGAGGTGGTGTTCTCCTGGAACTCCACGAGCAAGAAGGCAACGATTCGCCCGGCGAACGCGGCATCAGGTGACATCCTCCTGGCGCGGGCGCACTGGGTGGCTCCGGACACGCTGGCGTGGAGCCCGCAGGCCGAGACGATCCCCACGGACGCGGTCTTCCGGCTGCACTCCGAGCCGGAGGGTGCCATGCGCCTGACGGACACGGGCATCCAGGGTGGTACCGCCATCATGCTCACGCAGGACACGGCGGGCCTGAGCGACGCGCTCAAGGCGCGCTTCCCGCACCTGGCCACGGCCCTGGCGCTGAAGATCCCCTCAGGGGAGCAGTCCAAGGTGGCGGCGCTCCTCAAGGGGCAGCTTGTCGTGTCGGTCAGCTCGAGCGCGGGCAAGGTGCTGGATGCCACCTCTGTGCAGCTCGCGGGCGCGCTCGACGCGCTTTACACGTACACGGGGACGCTGGGGCCGACGTTTGACGCGGGGGTGCCTACGCTGCGCGTCTGGGCTCCCACGGCGCGCAAGGTGTCGCTGCTGATCTTCGACTCGTCCACCGCAGCGGATCCGTCCGAGACGATCGCGATGGAGGCGGGAGACAAAGGCGTGTGGTCCGCCACCGGCACCGCCGCGTGGACGGGCAAGTACTACCTCTATGAGGTGGAGGTCTACGTCCGCAAGGAGCAGGCGGTGAAGGTCAACCGCGTCACGGATCCGTACTCGGTGAGCCTCTCCACCAACAGCGCGCGCAGCCAGATCATCGACCTGAATGCCGCGGCCCTGGCCCCCACGGACTGGAGCGCGCTGGAGAAGCCCACGCTGGCGGCCCCCGAGGACATCGTCCTGTACGAGCTGCACGTGCGCGACTTCAGCATCAACGACGGCACCGTTCCGGAGGCGGACCGGGGCACCTTCAAGGCGTTCACCCACGACTCCAACGGCACCAAGCACCTGAAGAAGCTGGCCGACGCGGGCGTGACGCACGTGCACCTGCTGCCGGTGTTCGACATCGCCACCATCAACGAGAACCGCGCCGAGCAGGCCCTGCCGGCCGGAGACCTGGCGTCGATGCCGCCGGACTCGGAGCAGCAGCAGGCCGCGGTGGCCGCGGTGAAGGACGCGGACGGCTTCAACTGGGGCTATGACCCGTATCACTACACCGTTCCCGAGGGCAGCTACTCGACCCACCCGGACGGCACCACCCGCATCCTCGAGTTCCGCGAGATGGTGCAGGCCGTCAACCAGCGCGGCCTGCGCGTGGTGATGGACGTGGTCTACAACCACACCAACTCGGCCGGGCAGGACTCGAAGTCGGTGCTGGATCGGATCGTCCCCGGCTACTACCACCGGCTCAACGGCGACGGGAACGTGGAGACCTCCACGTGCTGCCAGAACACCGCCACCGAGAACGCCATGATGGAGAAGCTCATGGTGGACTCGCTGGTGACCTGGGCCAAGCAGTACAAGGTGGACGGCTTCCGCTTCGACCTGATGGGCCACCACATGAAGTCCAACATGCTCAAGGTGCGCGCGGCGCTGGATTCGCTCACCGTGGCCAGGGACGGCGTGGACGGCAAGGCCATCTACGTCTACGGCGAGGGCTGGAACTTCGGCGAGGTGGCCAACAACGCCCGCGGCGTGAACGCCACGCAGCTCAACATGCCCGGCACGGGCATTGGCACCTTCAGCGATCGGCTCCGCGATGCGGCGCGCGGCGGTGGCCCGTTCAGCGGGCTGCAGGAGCAGGGCTTCATCAGCGGCCTCTTCTATGAACCGAACAGCACCCACCAGGGCACGGCGGACCAGCAGAAGACGCTGCTGCTGCAGCACATGGACCGCATCCGCGTGGGGCTGGCGGGCAACCTCCGGGACTACACGTTCACCGACGTGCAGGGCGCCAAGGTGAAGGGCTCGGATGTGAAGTACGGCGGTGACCCCGCGGGCTACACGCTGGATCCGCAGGAGGTCATCACCTACGTGTCCGCCCACGACAACGAGACGTTGTTCGACGCGGTGCAGATGAAGGCCCCGCGCAACGCGAGCATGGAAGTGCGGGTGCGCATGCACAACATGGGCATCAGCCTGGTGGCGCTGGGCCAGGGCATCCCGTTCTTCCACGCGGGCGACGAGATCCTCCGCTCCAAGTCGCTGGACCGCAACAGCTTCAACTCGGGCGACTGGTTCAACAAGATCGACTGGACCTACCAGTCCAACAACTGGGGCGTGGGCCTGCCTCCGGCCGGTGACAACCAGAGCAACTGGCCGGTGATGAAGGAGCTGCTCGGCGATCCGGCGCTCAAGGCGTCGCCGGCGCACATCTCCAGCGCCCTGGCTCACTTCCTGGAGGTCATCCGCATCCGCAAGAGCTCCCCGCTGTTCCGGCTCCGGACGGGCGCGGAGATCCAGCAGCAGGTGACGTTCGAGAACACCGGGCCGAACCAGATCCCCGGCCTCATCGTGATGCACATTGAGGACGACCGGTACGCGCTGGCAGGAGCAACCACCGACGCGGTGGTGCTCTTCAACGCGAGCGATGAGCAGCAGCGCTTCGCGTCGGACACCTTCAAGGATGTGGCGTTCGAGCTGCACCCGGTGCTCAAGGAGTCCGCTGACGCCGCAGCCCGTACGTCCTCGTTCGAGGCCAGCTCCGGCACGTTCACCGTGCCGGCGCGCACCACGGCGGTGTTCATGGCCAAGCGGGCCGCGCCCATTCCCAAGGGCCCTGGGGACACTGGCACCGATGACAGCTGTGGCTGCTCGGGTGGCGGGAGCGCGGCGTTCAGCGCCTTCGGCCTGCTGCTCGGCCTGAGCGCGCTGCGGCGGTCGCGCCGCCGCGAGTCGTAA
- the fliB gene encoding flagellin lysine-N-methylase, producing the protein MDASPRFAKRVLDFRCLADRCEDTCCVGLRVPVTEERLWQLRTGVKGSPDEAHVESLLEENPEGPPSERAFIKMQPDGRCPFLDTEKLCSLQRRHGEKVLPDPCVTFPRIVWRWNEQVEVAGSLACPEMARLLLLEEGALEQVPGPLEQVPRLEAARSLPGESGDAYVVHAQAIRAAALKLLHRREFPLATRLMFLGQLAFRLDSVFRGAEPVSGTEAERDEVVQVLLQSVDSPEALEAMHQEFLSLQVPGAPCAGLLASLLKSRASVARGDRFGPFVHSVLKSLWGSEQAEGDSEGAWREYSARWQQLQAAHGARVEQYFLNYGLAQWLRSPFLELPSLLAYVFRLVMRVATLRLALVGHPDVAALCAMEQGAAPEDAQAVLDRAAIDCFYLVARHVEQAPDVLALVRQLAGAGGAETLGKTLIFAQFC; encoded by the coding sequence ATGGACGCGTCCCCCCGCTTCGCGAAGAGAGTGTTGGACTTTCGCTGCCTCGCTGATCGCTGCGAGGACACGTGCTGCGTGGGGCTCCGTGTCCCCGTGACGGAGGAGCGCCTGTGGCAGCTGCGCACCGGTGTGAAGGGGAGCCCGGACGAGGCGCACGTAGAGTCGCTCCTGGAGGAGAACCCCGAGGGCCCTCCCTCCGAGCGAGCGTTCATCAAGATGCAGCCAGATGGGCGCTGCCCGTTCCTCGACACCGAGAAGCTCTGCTCCCTCCAGCGCCGGCATGGAGAGAAGGTCCTCCCGGATCCTTGCGTCACCTTCCCGCGCATCGTCTGGCGGTGGAATGAGCAGGTGGAGGTGGCGGGCTCACTGGCGTGTCCGGAGATGGCGCGGCTCCTGCTCCTGGAGGAAGGCGCGCTGGAGCAGGTTCCCGGACCGCTGGAGCAGGTGCCGCGCTTGGAGGCGGCCCGATCGCTTCCGGGTGAGTCCGGGGATGCTTATGTCGTTCACGCCCAGGCCATTCGCGCCGCCGCGCTGAAGCTCCTGCACCGGCGGGAGTTTCCGCTCGCCACGCGGCTCATGTTCCTGGGCCAGCTGGCGTTCCGCTTGGACTCCGTCTTCCGGGGCGCGGAGCCTGTCTCGGGCACCGAGGCGGAGCGGGACGAGGTGGTGCAGGTCCTGCTCCAGTCCGTCGACTCTCCCGAAGCGCTGGAGGCGATGCATCAGGAGTTCCTGTCGCTGCAGGTGCCGGGAGCACCGTGTGCCGGGCTGCTGGCCTCATTGCTGAAGTCTCGGGCCTCCGTGGCCCGCGGCGACCGCTTCGGACCCTTCGTCCACAGTGTACTGAAGTCCCTCTGGGGCTCCGAGCAGGCCGAGGGCGATTCGGAGGGCGCCTGGCGCGAGTACTCCGCGCGCTGGCAGCAGCTGCAGGCGGCGCATGGGGCCCGGGTCGAGCAGTACTTCCTCAACTACGGCCTTGCGCAGTGGCTCCGCTCTCCCTTCCTGGAACTGCCGAGCCTGCTCGCATATGTGTTCCGTCTGGTGATGCGTGTGGCGACGCTGCGGCTGGCGTTGGTGGGGCACCCAGACGTGGCTGCCCTCTGCGCGATGGAGCAGGGCGCTGCTCCCGAAGACGCTCAGGCCGTGCTGGATCGGGCGGCCATCGATTGCTTCTACCTCGTCGCCCGCCACGTAGAGCAGGCGCCGGATGTGCTCGCGCTCGTGCGGCAGCTCGCGGGCGCGGGTGGGGCGGAGACGCTGGGCAAGACGCTCATCTTTGCCCAGTTCTGCTGA
- a CDS encoding peptidase MA family metallohydrolase: MSRRHPRNALLTLGLLSLLVTAAPARAQDEDVRSEAKARLAELEAGIDGWDLVSARRALVELEKIVPEGSEALIYYQGRLAFEEGRYSEAVDLLTKAGVEDKPSSYLRLAKDTANITKRHQRVESEHFIFLYPAGKEEVLVPYAMETLEAIYRAMQEDLGWTPPGGKVRVEVVNNARELSKISTLSYEQIQTTGTIAMCKFNKLMVTSPKAVARGYDWQDTLAHEYVHLVISQSSRNNVPIWLHEGMAKFLESRWRGQGGLGLNPSALALLGRRMKANTLVPFEKMHPSIAMLPTAEDAGLAFAEVFYVVDYVLATKGTAGLRTIIQELRNGQTDKKAVEAAVGMPFGLFEKAWLAHIKKQPFPKELLPQQEVVLKEDAKGQDKDDAKKGREISFGDFAEVQEIPARKLAHLGELLRERNRVKAAAAEYSKAYTMVGDKYESISNKYALTLLELRRLDEAEAVLRGSLRVYPGLPGTNVHLGRILLFRKDWLKAKVAYMEALSTNPFDPEVHIALTKIHHELGETALKERTVKAAALLTGMSEPGVENTAWKFMRDPKELSGANVPEPQADTPDAGTPKDGGK; this comes from the coding sequence GTGAGCCGCCGTCATCCGCGGAACGCACTGCTGACGCTCGGGCTGCTGTCGCTGCTGGTGACGGCCGCGCCGGCCCGCGCCCAGGACGAGGATGTCCGCAGCGAGGCCAAGGCCCGCCTGGCGGAGCTGGAGGCCGGCATCGACGGGTGGGATCTGGTGTCCGCCCGGCGTGCGCTGGTGGAGCTGGAGAAGATCGTGCCGGAGGGCAGCGAGGCGCTGATCTACTACCAGGGCCGGCTCGCCTTCGAGGAGGGCCGCTACTCCGAGGCGGTGGACCTGCTGACAAAAGCCGGCGTGGAGGACAAGCCGAGCAGCTACCTCCGGCTGGCCAAGGACACCGCCAACATCACCAAGCGCCACCAGAGGGTGGAGAGCGAGCACTTCATCTTCCTGTACCCGGCGGGCAAGGAAGAGGTTCTGGTGCCCTACGCGATGGAGACGCTGGAGGCCATCTACCGGGCCATGCAGGAGGACCTGGGGTGGACGCCACCGGGCGGCAAGGTGCGCGTGGAGGTGGTGAACAACGCGCGCGAGCTGTCGAAGATCAGCACGCTCTCGTACGAGCAGATCCAGACGACGGGCACCATCGCCATGTGCAAGTTCAACAAGCTCATGGTGACGAGCCCCAAGGCGGTGGCGCGCGGCTACGACTGGCAGGACACGCTGGCGCACGAGTACGTGCACCTCGTCATCAGCCAGAGCAGCCGCAACAACGTGCCCATCTGGCTGCACGAGGGCATGGCCAAGTTCCTCGAGTCCCGCTGGCGTGGCCAAGGCGGGCTGGGGCTGAACCCCTCCGCGCTGGCGCTGCTGGGGCGCCGGATGAAGGCCAACACGCTGGTGCCTTTCGAGAAGATGCACCCGTCCATCGCCATGCTGCCCACGGCGGAGGACGCGGGCCTGGCGTTCGCCGAGGTCTTCTACGTGGTGGACTACGTGCTGGCCACGAAGGGCACGGCGGGCCTGCGCACCATCATCCAGGAGCTGCGCAACGGGCAGACGGACAAGAAGGCGGTGGAGGCGGCGGTAGGCATGCCCTTCGGCCTCTTCGAGAAGGCCTGGCTGGCCCACATCAAGAAGCAGCCGTTCCCCAAGGAGCTGCTGCCGCAACAAGAGGTGGTCCTCAAGGAGGACGCCAAGGGCCAGGACAAGGACGACGCGAAGAAGGGCCGGGAGATCTCCTTCGGAGACTTCGCGGAGGTACAGGAGATTCCGGCGCGCAAGCTGGCGCACCTGGGCGAGCTGCTGCGCGAGCGCAACCGGGTGAAGGCCGCGGCGGCGGAGTACTCGAAGGCCTACACCATGGTGGGCGACAAGTACGAGTCCATCTCGAACAAGTATGCGCTGACGCTGCTGGAGCTGCGGCGGCTGGACGAGGCCGAGGCGGTGCTGCGCGGCTCGCTGCGGGTGTACCCGGGCCTGCCGGGCACCAACGTGCACCTGGGCCGCATCCTCTTGTTCCGCAAGGACTGGCTGAAGGCGAAGGTCGCGTACATGGAGGCGCTGTCCACGAACCCGTTCGACCCCGAGGTCCACATCGCGCTCACGAAGATTCACCATGAGCTGGGCGAGACGGCGCTCAAGGAGCGGACCGTGAAAGCGGCCGCGCTGCTCACGGGCATGAGCGAGCCGGGTGTCGAGAACACCGCGTGGAAGTTCATGCGCGACCCGAAGGAGCTGTCCGGCGCGAACGTCCCCGAACCCCAGGCGGACACGCCCGACGCGGGGACACCGAAGGACGGCGGGAAGTAG